A genomic stretch from Candidatus Nitrotoga arctica includes:
- a CDS encoding alpha/beta hydrolase: MNQFNSMFLAGLLLLLQACGATPPLGARHQPSGLNTQFNSDQLAFSDYVADSRAMITKVRAGSNVTELEKVVNGNVPFELKPAESCPKGREKPYRRGVLLTHALTDAPYSMHSLASFFQENCFRVMAVLLPGHGTQPGDLLDVTWQEWAKAEAYGTDKLAAEADEIYLAGFSTGGTLSVYQALGDNRVRGLFLFSPALKVTPMASLATVHKIYSWLMPSAKWVSIMPDKAIYRYESFPKNAAAQVYTLIQKVQAQLHKHEVNIPIFTAASQDDTTVYTSATLDFMAHAHHESNKLVLYTADTKKIPPNIPAGNLELVNSIFPEQKILSSAHTSMTLPSEDAYYGIKGAYSNCIHYYPDDIKKYDACNQNPEQDLQGELTEENLKAGTLRRLMYNPNFSTLKISMKKFIDGLP; encoded by the coding sequence ATGAATCAATTTAATAGTATGTTTTTAGCGGGACTTTTACTGTTGTTACAAGCATGTGGGGCGACCCCGCCACTGGGGGCGAGGCATCAGCCCTCTGGTTTAAATACTCAGTTCAATAGTGATCAATTGGCGTTTTCGGATTACGTGGCAGATAGCCGCGCAATGATTACAAAAGTACGTGCGGGAAGTAATGTGACCGAGTTGGAAAAGGTAGTCAATGGCAATGTTCCTTTTGAATTAAAGCCAGCAGAAAGTTGCCCAAAAGGACGTGAAAAACCATATCGACGTGGTGTTCTGCTTACCCATGCCTTGACCGATGCGCCTTATTCCATGCACTCACTGGCCTCCTTTTTTCAGGAAAATTGTTTCCGGGTAATGGCGGTGCTGTTGCCCGGGCATGGCACACAGCCCGGAGACTTGCTTGATGTAACGTGGCAGGAGTGGGCGAAGGCGGAAGCCTATGGTACCGATAAGCTCGCCGCTGAGGCTGATGAAATCTATCTGGCTGGGTTTTCTACTGGCGGCACGCTAAGTGTTTACCAAGCATTGGGAGACAATCGGGTACGTGGATTGTTCCTTTTTTCTCCCGCGCTGAAAGTTACTCCAATGGCTTCCTTGGCCACTGTTCATAAAATTTATAGTTGGTTGATGCCATCAGCAAAGTGGGTCAGTATTATGCCGGACAAGGCTATTTACAGATACGAATCGTTCCCCAAAAATGCCGCTGCCCAGGTATATACGTTGATACAGAAAGTACAAGCTCAGTTGCATAAGCACGAGGTAAATATCCCCATATTTACCGCTGCAAGTCAGGACGATACTACCGTTTATACCTCTGCCACTTTAGATTTTATGGCCCACGCGCACCATGAATCCAATAAACTGGTACTTTATACTGCTGATACCAAGAAAATTCCGCCAAATATTCCAGCAGGAAATTTGGAGTTGGTAAACAGCATTTTTCCTGAGCAGAAAATATTAAGTTCTGCGCACACGTCGATGACATTGCCTTCAGAGGATGCCTACTATGGAATTAAGGGGGCGTATTCAAATTGCATACACTATTATCCAGATGATATTAAAAAATATGATGCTTGCAATCAAAATCCTGAACAAGATTTGCAGGGCGAATTAACTGAGGAAAACCTTAAAGCCGGTACACTGCGCCGTTTAATGTATAACCCGAATTTTTCAACGCTTAAAATTTCCATGAAAAAATTTATTGATGGTTTGCCCTGA
- the thiL gene encoding thiamine-phosphate kinase has protein sequence MVSEFELIRHFFTRLTPGAVLGVGDDAALLHVRSGMELAVSTDMLVSGTHFFPDADPFFLGHKALAVNLSDMAAMAAQPRWATLALSLPEVDETWLEKFSAGLFALADEHHVELIGGDTTRGPLNLCITIMGEVPPGAALRRSGAQVGDDVWVSGVLGDAALALAHMQGHIQLAAKNFAACALALHQPKPRVALGLALRGVAHSAIDISDGLLADLGHILDCSNVGAEIAFDALPISCALQLFLEQPLGKRCLLAGGDDYELCFTASVAHRSEVEKIAADLGLLLTRIGIITAEKKCTVRAADGNIINIEESGYDHFR, from the coding sequence ATGGTTTCAGAATTCGAGTTGATCCGTCATTTCTTCACCCGTCTCACGCCCGGCGCGGTGTTGGGCGTGGGCGACGATGCCGCGCTTCTACATGTGAGGAGTGGTATGGAGCTGGCAGTGTCAACCGACATGCTCGTGAGCGGGACACATTTTTTTCCGGATGCTGATCCTTTTTTTCTTGGTCACAAGGCGCTGGCAGTAAACCTGTCCGACATGGCGGCGATGGCGGCGCAGCCGCGTTGGGCGACTTTGGCTTTGTCACTGCCCGAGGTAGATGAGACGTGGCTGGAAAAATTCAGCGCGGGGTTGTTTGCGTTGGCAGATGAACATCACGTAGAGCTGATTGGCGGCGATACCACTCGTGGGCCGCTTAATCTATGCATCACTATTATGGGTGAAGTGCCGCCCGGGGCGGCGTTGCGTCGTTCGGGTGCGCAGGTGGGTGACGATGTTTGGGTGTCCGGCGTATTAGGTGATGCTGCGCTGGCATTAGCGCATATGCAAGGGCATATACAATTGGCTGCGAAGAATTTTGCGGCCTGTGCTTTGGCGTTGCACCAACCCAAGCCGCGTGTGGCACTTGGGCTGGCACTCCGCGGCGTGGCGCACAGTGCAATAGATATTTCCGATGGACTGCTGGCAGATCTCGGTCACATACTGGATTGCTCTAACGTTGGTGCCGAAATTGCATTCGATGCTCTGCCAATTTCCTGCGCACTGCAACTTTTTCTTGAGCAGCCGTTGGGCAAGCGCTGTTTACTGGCCGGGGGCGATGATTATGAGCTTTGTTTTACGGCATCCGTTGCGCATCGTTCCGAAGTTGAAAAAATTGCCGCCGATCTCGGTTTGCTGCTGACACGCATTGGCATCATCACGGCGGAAAAGAAGTGCACAGTGCGCGCTGCGGATGGCAACATTATCAACATTGAGGAATCAGGCTATGACCACTTCCGCTGA
- a CDS encoding phosphatidylglycerophosphatase A, with translation MTTSADFRVQPSWRFIFSHPAHFLSFGFGSGLFPGSPGTAGTLVAFPIYWYLAERLTDAQFILVLILAFAVGVWVCEKTGKTLGVPDHGGMVWDEIVAFLLVLIFTPEGFFWQLLAFLLFRFFDIVKPPPIRHFDRTWHGGLGVMFDDILAAGYTLLSLALVKSALL, from the coding sequence ATGACCACTTCCGCTGATTTTCGCGTGCAACCTTCATGGCGCTTTATCTTTAGTCACCCCGCACATTTCCTTTCCTTCGGTTTCGGCAGTGGGCTGTTTCCCGGATCACCGGGCACGGCGGGCACATTGGTTGCTTTCCCGATTTATTGGTACCTTGCAGAACGCCTAACTGATGCGCAGTTTATCCTGGTGTTAATCTTGGCCTTCGCTGTGGGTGTATGGGTGTGTGAGAAGACCGGAAAGACGCTGGGCGTACCCGACCACGGAGGAATGGTGTGGGATGAGATTGTAGCTTTTTTGCTGGTGCTGATTTTTACACCCGAAGGTTTTTTTTGGCAACTGCTGGCGTTTTTACTGTTCAGATTTTTCGACATAGTTAAGCCACCGCCCATTCGTCACTTTGACCGGACATGGCACGGAGGTCTCGGCGTCATGTTCGACGATATTCTTGCGGCGGGCTACACGCTATTGAGCTTGGCGCTGGTGAAAAGTGCGCTGTTGTGA
- a CDS encoding thermonuclease family protein, whose protein sequence is MKSILDIGLVTVLFLLGTLNAAYAEEFSAKVIVVIDGDTVLILRGNKQIKVRLAGIDAPEKMQAFGENSTQSLAELVLHKQVRVDSQAMDSYGRMVAQIKVDELNVNYEQVQRGMAWAYSRFNRSKTLLILQNGAMEAKRGLWAQADPIPPKEWRKTHATSQQQYGVQNDICGSKRYCSQMSSCNEANFYLSHCNARSLDKNHNGVPCENLCGATK, encoded by the coding sequence GTGAAGAGCATCCTTGATATTGGATTGGTAACTGTTCTATTTCTACTCGGGACACTCAATGCAGCTTACGCTGAAGAATTTTCAGCCAAGGTTATCGTCGTAATAGATGGCGATACTGTGCTTATATTGCGTGGCAATAAGCAAATCAAGGTGCGGCTGGCCGGAATTGATGCGCCGGAAAAAATGCAGGCATTCGGTGAAAATTCCACGCAATCGCTGGCCGAGCTGGTACTACATAAACAAGTGCGCGTGGATAGCCAGGCAATGGATAGTTATGGCAGGATGGTGGCGCAGATCAAAGTGGACGAATTGAACGTTAACTACGAACAGGTGCAGCGCGGAATGGCGTGGGCGTATTCTCGTTTTAACAGGAGTAAAACATTACTCATATTGCAGAATGGTGCTATGGAAGCTAAGCGCGGGTTATGGGCGCAGGCCGATCCGATCCCACCGAAGGAATGGCGCAAGACGCATGCAACGTCTCAGCAACAATATGGCGTGCAGAATGATATCTGCGGCAGTAAGCGATATTGTTCACAAATGAGCTCTTGCAACGAAGCGAATTTTTATCTATCACATTGTAATGCCAGATCTTTAGACAAAAATCACAATGGAGTGCCGTGCGAAAATTTGTGCGGTGCTACAAAGTAA
- a CDS encoding UDP-2,3-diacylglucosamine diphosphatase translates to MAYSLIISDLHLCAEQPRSMQVFLHFIQQIALGADTLFILGDLFEYWAGDDDIDDPFNRQITHALHALSVSGTAISMMHGNRDLLMGQKLAQASGATLLNDPTLLDLYGTPTLLTHGDLLCTDDIAYQDFRKQVHEPIWQQNFLDQPLAQRKAAIAQLRARSEKAKKHKNENIMDVNLDAVASMLRQHHYPRMIHGHTHRLKRHLHTVDGHNCERWVLGDWHETGNALRCDVVGCSWETITL, encoded by the coding sequence GTGGCCTACAGTTTAATTATTTCTGACCTGCACCTGTGCGCGGAACAACCGCGCAGCATGCAGGTATTTCTGCACTTTATTCAACAGATTGCGCTTGGAGCCGACACACTCTTTATCCTCGGTGATTTATTCGAATACTGGGCCGGCGATGATGACATCGACGACCCATTTAATCGCCAGATTACCCATGCTTTGCACGCACTTTCCGTTAGCGGCACCGCCATCAGCATGATGCATGGCAATCGCGATCTGCTAATGGGCCAGAAACTCGCACAAGCGAGCGGCGCCACGCTCCTAAATGACCCTACGCTGCTCGACCTATATGGCACGCCGACGTTGCTCACCCATGGCGACCTCCTGTGCACTGACGATATTGCTTATCAAGATTTCCGTAAACAAGTCCATGAACCCATATGGCAGCAGAACTTTCTTGATCAGCCGCTGGCGCAGCGCAAAGCCGCCATTGCGCAACTGCGTGCACGGAGCGAAAAGGCAAAAAAACACAAGAATGAAAATATCATGGACGTCAATCTGGATGCAGTCGCAAGCATGCTACGTCAGCATCATTATCCGCGCATGATCCATGGACACACTCATCGGCTAAAGCGTCACCTGCATACGGTAGATGGCCATAATTGCGAGCGCTGGGTACTAGGAGATTGGCACGAGACAGGGAATGCCTTGCGCTGCGATGTAGTAGGGTGCAGTTGGGAAACGATTACTTTGTAG
- a CDS encoding peptidylprolyl isomerase yields the protein MVKLHTNHGNITIELDAEKAPVTVKNFLDYVNSGFYDNTLFHRVIDGFMIQGGGFEHGMKEKPTKATIRNEAANGLTNDKYTIAMARTSDPHSATAQFFINLKDNIFLDYTAPNNQGYGYCVFGKVVSGIEVLDAIRKVKTDNKSGHQDVPLEDVVLTKAEVVQ from the coding sequence ATGGTCAAACTGCACACCAACCACGGCAATATCACCATCGAACTGGATGCTGAAAAAGCGCCTGTCACCGTCAAAAATTTCCTCGACTACGTGAACAGCGGATTTTATGATAATACGCTGTTCCATCGTGTAATCGATGGCTTCATGATCCAAGGCGGCGGCTTCGAGCACGGCATGAAAGAAAAACCTACCAAGGCAACCATTCGAAACGAGGCAGCGAATGGCTTGACGAACGATAAATATACTATCGCCATGGCACGTACCTCCGATCCGCACTCTGCCACAGCACAGTTTTTTATTAACTTAAAGGACAACATCTTTCTCGACTACACTGCACCCAATAACCAAGGTTATGGTTATTGCGTATTCGGGAAAGTGGTGTCAGGCATAGAAGTGTTGGATGCTATCCGCAAAGTCAAGACGGACAATAAATCGGGGCACCAAGACGTGCCGCTGGAGGATGTAGTCCTCACCAAAGCGGAAGTAGTGCAATAA
- a CDS encoding peptidylprolyl isomerase — MVKLHTNYGIITLELDAEKAPATVKNFLEYVNSGFYYKTLFHRVIDGFVIQGGGYNYSLGTVSMSSIAKMAPKSPNAPIKNEAANGLKNDKYTIAMARSSAPHSATSQFFINLKDNDSLNYTVADKQGYGYCVFGKVVAGTEVVDAISKVQTGNRYGLENVPLEDVVLKKAEEVQ, encoded by the coding sequence ATGGTTAAATTACATACCAATTATGGAATAATCACTCTTGAACTGGATGCTGAAAAAGCGCCTGCCACTGTTAAAAATTTCCTCGAATATGTTAACAGTGGTTTTTACTACAAAACCTTATTTCATCGCGTAATCGATGGATTCGTAATCCAGGGCGGCGGCTATAACTACTCATTGGGAACAGTCTCGATGAGCAGCATTGCAAAAATGGCACCAAAATCTCCCAATGCGCCCATAAAAAATGAGGCTGCAAACGGCCTGAAGAACGACAAGTATACGATCGCCATGGCGCGCTCATCCGCCCCTCATTCCGCCACGTCTCAATTCTTCATTAACTTAAAGGATAATGATTCCCTGAATTACACTGTAGCCGATAAGCAAGGCTATGGCTATTGCGTGTTTGGCAAGGTAGTGGCGGGTACAGAAGTTGTGGATGCTATCAGCAAGGTACAGACCGGCAATCGCTATGGACTCGAAAACGTTCCATTAGAGGATGTCGTCCTCAAAAAGGCGGAAGAAGTGCAATAA
- a CDS encoding tetratricopeptide repeat protein → MDNFNRFGLHAALFGGALLLCFSLTAGADEIQDINKLFKQNQHAQALKRVDIYLTNKPKDAQARFLKGLILTTQRKTNDAISIFLSLTEDYPELPEPYNNLAVLYAGLGQYDKAKVALETAIRNHPNYATAQENLGDIYAKMASQAYERALQLDRNNATTQTKLALINDLFPKSKSNPAIGNAVKLQAAAPETTPAPSKAVTAVPEPAPSTKPAIIKKLVVNSSAEVLKTLHEWAEVWSSQNVRKYLDFYATDFKTPNGENHDQWETESNARISTPKYIEINVSNEKVSFPDENHATVTFHQSYRSDYLNTSFDKIMLLVKSNNKWLIQEERAVK, encoded by the coding sequence ATGGACAATTTCAACCGGTTTGGCCTCCACGCAGCACTATTCGGAGGCGCGCTGTTACTGTGCTTCAGCCTCACCGCAGGCGCGGATGAAATCCAGGATATCAATAAGTTGTTCAAGCAGAATCAGCATGCGCAGGCACTGAAGCGGGTTGACATCTATCTCACCAACAAGCCCAAAGATGCACAAGCACGCTTCCTGAAAGGTCTAATCCTCACCACACAGCGTAAAACCAATGACGCGATCAGCATATTTTTATCACTAACTGAAGACTACCCGGAACTGCCGGAGCCATATAACAACCTCGCCGTGCTATACGCAGGGTTAGGCCAATACGATAAGGCCAAGGTCGCACTGGAAACGGCGATCCGCAACCACCCGAACTATGCCACCGCACAAGAAAATTTGGGCGATATCTACGCTAAAATGGCAAGCCAGGCTTATGAGCGCGCGCTACAACTGGACCGGAACAATGCCACCACACAAACCAAGCTTGCTCTGATTAATGATCTGTTCCCCAAGAGTAAATCCAATCCCGCCATTGGTAATGCAGTCAAGCTGCAAGCCGCTGCTCCCGAGACAACACCGGCACCGTCCAAAGCAGTTACAGCTGTGCCCGAACCTGCTCCGTCCACTAAGCCCGCAATTATTAAAAAGCTTGTTGTCAACAGTAGCGCTGAAGTTCTAAAAACATTGCATGAATGGGCCGAAGTATGGTCGTCCCAAAATGTCAGAAAATATTTAGATTTCTATGCTACCGATTTCAAAACTCCGAATGGCGAAAACCATGACCAGTGGGAAACCGAAAGCAATGCACGTATCAGCACGCCTAAATATATCGAGATCAATGTCAGCAATGAAAAGGTCAGCTTCCCGGATGAAAACCACGCCACCGTTACTTTTCATCAATCCTATCGCTCCGACTACCTCAACACATCCTTCGACAAAATCATGCTTCTGGTAAAATCAAACAATAAATGGCTCATTCAAGAAGAACGTGCCGTAAAATAA
- a CDS encoding glutamine--tRNA ligase/YqeY domain fusion protein — MSSHTQAPIPHFIRNIIEADLASGKHTDIVTRFPPEPNGYLHIGHAKSICLNFGLALDYQGHCNLRFDDTNPEKESEEYARAIQEDVQWLGFQWHGEVRWASDYFEQLYGFAVELIKQGKAYVDDLSAEEMREYRGTLTHPGKPSPYRERSVAENLDLFQRMRAGEFVDGAKVLRAKIDMASGNINLRDPAIYRIRRAHHIRTGDVWCIYPMYDYTHCISDALECITHSLCTLEFEDHRPLYDWVLDQLAVPSHPRQIEFSRLELRYTITSKRKLLQLVTEQHVSGWDDPRMPTIIGMRRRGYTPQGIREFTRRIGISKSENVVDMAVLEGCIREDLEARAARVMAVVKPLKVTISNFVAGESQSREAGFHPEHPEFGSRMVPFSKEIWIEVDDFTENPPAGWQRLTPGGEVRLRYSYVMRCDEVVKDVAGNVIELRCSIDQDTLGKNPAGRKVKGVIHWLSAEHALPAEIRLYDRLFTVPEPDSDKTRDFCEFINPASLTVVQGWVEPAVRDAAPETHYQFERLGYFCTDRHEHQSGGKLTFNRTVTLKDSWTKDQG, encoded by the coding sequence ATGAGCAGTCACACACAAGCACCCATTCCCCACTTCATCCGCAATATTATTGAGGCCGATCTGGCGAGTGGTAAACATACCGATATTGTCACACGCTTCCCACCGGAGCCAAATGGATATCTTCATATTGGCCATGCCAAGTCAATTTGCCTGAATTTTGGTTTGGCACTCGACTATCAAGGCCACTGCAATTTGCGCTTTGACGACACTAATCCAGAAAAGGAAAGTGAGGAATATGCACGTGCTATTCAGGAGGACGTTCAATGGCTGGGCTTTCAATGGCATGGTGAAGTGCGATGGGCGTCTGATTACTTTGAACAGCTTTACGGCTTTGCAGTCGAGTTGATTAAGCAGGGCAAGGCTTATGTGGATGATTTGAGTGCTGAGGAGATGCGCGAGTATCGCGGCACGCTCACTCATCCGGGCAAACCCAGTCCGTACCGCGAGCGCTCTGTAGCTGAAAACCTGGATCTGTTTCAGCGCATGCGCGCAGGTGAGTTTGTCGATGGCGCCAAGGTGCTGCGCGCTAAGATCGACATGGCTTCTGGCAATATCAACTTGCGCGACCCGGCGATTTACCGCATTCGTCGCGCGCATCACATTCGCACGGGTGATGTTTGGTGCATCTACCCGATGTATGACTACACTCACTGTATTTCCGATGCGCTGGAATGCATTACTCACTCGCTATGTACGCTGGAGTTTGAAGACCACCGTCCCTTATATGACTGGGTGCTGGATCAGTTGGCTGTACCGTCTCATCCCCGACAAATTGAGTTCTCGCGTCTAGAATTACGCTACACCATAACCAGCAAGCGCAAGCTGTTGCAACTTGTTACCGAGCAACATGTATCCGGCTGGGATGATCCTCGTATGCCGACCATTATCGGTATGCGCAGACGCGGATACACACCGCAGGGCATACGCGAATTTACGCGCAGGATTGGTATTTCCAAGAGCGAAAACGTGGTTGACATGGCTGTGCTGGAGGGCTGCATCCGCGAAGATTTAGAGGCGCGTGCGGCGCGCGTGATGGCGGTAGTTAAACCACTGAAAGTCACCATCAGCAATTTTGTGGCGGGCGAGAGCCAATCACGCGAAGCTGGCTTTCATCCTGAGCACCCAGAATTCGGTAGCCGCATGGTGCCGTTCAGCAAAGAGATTTGGATTGAGGTTGACGACTTTACCGAGAACCCGCCCGCTGGCTGGCAGCGTTTGACACCCGGTGGTGAAGTGCGCTTGCGCTACAGTTATGTGATGCGCTGTGATGAAGTTGTAAAGGATGTTGCGGGTAACGTAATCGAACTGCGCTGCTCTATTGATCAAGATACGCTGGGCAAAAACCCGGCAGGGCGCAAGGTGAAGGGCGTGATCCACTGGCTGTCCGCAGAACATGCACTACCTGCGGAAATTCGTTTGTATGATCGCTTGTTCACGGTGCCGGAACCCGACAGCGATAAGACGCGTGATTTTTGTGAATTCATCAACCCAGCGTCGCTGACTGTAGTGCAGGGTTGGGTCGAGCCTGCCGTGCGTGACGCGGCACCTGAAACACATTACCAGTTTGAGCGTCTTGGATATTTTTGCACCGATCGACATGAGCACCAATCTGGTGGAAAACTGACGTTCAATCGCACCGTGACCCTCAAAGATTCGTGGACAAAAGACCAGGGTTAA
- a CDS encoding universal stress protein, with amino-acid sequence MYTRMVVAVDGSETSGKALDEAIKLAREMSSIILLLHVCEEMPIMWEPDGMNMILMQNSLKAVSDAGKELLEKHRRQLAAQGITVETKLVETYGGRIGSVIAEEAQKWNADLLVVGTHGRKGIAHLLMGSVAEGVTRSASMPVLLVRR; translated from the coding sequence ATGTATACGCGTATGGTAGTGGCGGTCGATGGGAGCGAAACTTCCGGTAAGGCGTTAGACGAAGCAATCAAGCTGGCTCGAGAAATGAGCTCTATAATTTTGCTGCTGCATGTGTGTGAAGAAATGCCCATCATGTGGGAGCCAGACGGTATGAATATGATCCTGATGCAAAATAGTTTGAAAGCGGTTTCAGATGCAGGTAAGGAATTGCTGGAAAAGCATAGAAGACAGCTTGCAGCGCAAGGCATAACGGTCGAAACGAAATTGGTTGAGACCTATGGCGGCCGCATCGGTAGCGTCATAGCAGAGGAGGCTCAGAAATGGAATGCCGATTTGCTGGTGGTGGGCACGCACGGTCGCAAGGGTATTGCACATTTACTGATGGGTAGTGTGGCAGAAGGTGTAACCCGTTCGGCATCCATGCCGGTGTTGCTGGTGCGAAGATAG
- the cysS gene encoding cysteine--tRNA ligase has protein sequence MLKIYNTLTRDKQDFIPIEPGKVRMYVCGMTVYDYCHLGHARVMVVFDMVYRWLKASGLDVTYVRNITDIDDKIIKRAVENDESIHTLTQRFIDAMHDDEHALGILPPDFEPRATQYIPQMLDMIAKLEVNGLAYQAADGDMNYAVRKFANYGKLSGKTLADLRAGERVEVNDGKLDPLDFVLWKHAKDSEPDEVKLDSPWGKGRPGWHIECSAMSLATLGKHFDIHGGGADLQFPHHENEIAQSEGAHQCKYVNVWMHNGFVRVDNEKMSKSLGNFFTIREVLNKYDAEVVRFFILRAHYRSQLNYSDAHLDDAKQSLNRLYTALGKIAVPIETNSIDWNEPYSQRFKTAMDDDFNTPEAMAVLFDLANEVNRSQSVEAAKNLKMLGEVLGLLQWNPDVYLQGRHRHNTAIQLTTAVKLTTATFSMTAAPIDVEALIAERTVAKQSKNFAESDRIRKELLEAGIILEDYASGTTWRRA, from the coding sequence ATGCTGAAAATTTACAATACTCTCACCCGCGACAAGCAGGATTTTATTCCCATCGAACCCGGCAAGGTTCGAATGTATGTATGCGGCATGACGGTGTATGACTATTGCCATCTCGGTCATGCGCGGGTAATGGTGGTGTTTGACATGGTATATCGCTGGCTTAAGGCGAGCGGGCTGGACGTAACCTATGTGCGTAATATCACCGACATTGACGATAAGATTATTAAGCGTGCGGTGGAGAATGATGAATCTATCCATACGCTCACGCAGCGTTTCATTGATGCGATGCATGATGATGAACATGCATTGGGCATCTTGCCACCGGATTTTGAACCACGAGCCACTCAATACATACCGCAAATGCTGGACATGATCGCCAAGCTGGAAGTTAATGGATTAGCCTATCAAGCAGCTGATGGAGATATGAACTATGCGGTGCGCAAATTTGCCAATTACGGCAAATTATCTGGCAAAACACTGGCGGATTTGCGTGCCGGCGAGCGTGTGGAGGTGAATGATGGCAAGCTTGATCCGCTCGATTTCGTACTGTGGAAACATGCCAAAGATAGCGAGCCTGACGAAGTGAAATTGGATTCCCCGTGGGGGAAAGGGCGACCTGGTTGGCATATTGAATGTTCGGCGATGAGCCTGGCAACGTTGGGTAAACATTTCGACATTCACGGTGGGGGGGCCGACTTACAGTTTCCGCATCACGAAAATGAGATTGCTCAAAGTGAGGGCGCACATCAGTGCAAGTATGTAAATGTCTGGATGCACAATGGCTTCGTGCGCGTAGACAATGAAAAGATGTCGAAAAGCCTCGGTAATTTCTTCACTATCCGCGAGGTGCTGAATAAATATGATGCCGAAGTGGTGCGCTTCTTTATCCTGCGCGCGCACTACCGCAGCCAGCTGAATTATTCGGATGCACATCTGGACGATGCCAAGCAGTCATTGAACCGCCTGTACACGGCATTAGGAAAAATTGCTGTGCCTATCGAAACGAATTCAATCGATTGGAACGAACCCTACTCACAACGTTTTAAAACGGCAATGGACGATGATTTCAACACGCCTGAAGCGATGGCAGTCCTCTTCGATCTGGCAAATGAGGTGAATCGCAGCCAATCGGTAGAAGCTGCGAAGAACCTTAAGATGTTAGGTGAAGTGCTTGGCTTATTGCAGTGGAATCCTGATGTTTATCTGCAAGGAAGGCATCGTCATAACACGGCCATCCAATTGACTACAGCTGTTAAATTGACTACAGCCACTTTTTCAATGACTGCAGCTCCTATAGATGTCGAGGCTCTAATTGCCGAACGAACTGTCGCCAAGCAATCCAAAAATTTCGCTGAATCTGACCGTATCCGTAAGGAGTTATTAGAGGCGGGAATTATATTGGAAGACTATGCGTCCGGTACCACTTGGCGACGAGCGTAG